The following are encoded in a window of Dehalococcoidia bacterium genomic DNA:
- the ribE gene encoding 6,7-dimethyl-8-ribityllumazine synthase: MNKKYEGTLLGAGLRFGVVVSRFNEFITARLLKGAEDALLRHGVKEKDIEVAWTPGSFEIPLIAKKMAEMGSYSAVICLGAVIRGGTPHFDYIATEVTKGIAQVGLQTGVPVTYGVVTADTLEQAIERAGAKMGNAGFEAAESAIEMANLIRTITP; encoded by the coding sequence GGCTTGAGGTTCGGGGTTGTTGTATCCCGCTTCAATGAGTTCATCACCGCCAGGCTTCTTAAGGGGGCGGAGGATGCGCTACTGCGCCACGGTGTCAAAGAGAAGGACATCGAGGTCGCCTGGACCCCAGGCTCCTTCGAGATACCGCTCATCGCCAAAAAGATGGCGGAAATGGGAAGCTACTCCGCCGTTATCTGCCTGGGCGCCGTGATAAGGGGTGGCACACCACACTTTGACTATATCGCCACCGAGGTAACCAAGGGGATAGCCCAGGTTGGCTTGCAGACCGGAGTGCCGGTAACCTATGGTGTGGTCACCGCCGACACACTGGAGCAGGCTATCGAGCGAGCGGGGGCAAAGATGGGCAACGCCGGCTTTGAGGCGGCGGAAAGCGCCATTGAGATGGCGAACCTGATTCGGACGATCACTCCGTGA